One region of Peromyscus eremicus chromosome 4, PerEre_H2_v1, whole genome shotgun sequence genomic DNA includes:
- the LOC131907994 gene encoding olfactory receptor 1L8, translating to MERVNQTISISEFILLGLSSRPEDQKPLFILFLTIYLVTIAGNLLIILVIRSDPHLQTPMYFFLSFLSLTDICFTTTIVPKMLVNFLSEKKTISYAGCLTQMYFLYALGNSDSCLLAVMAFDRYVAICDPFHYVTIMSHHRCVLLVTFSCSFPHLHSLLHTLLLNLLTFCDSNVIHHFLCDLSPLIKLSCSSTFVNEIVIVTEGALVLVTPFLCIAFSYIRILITVLKIPSAAGKCKAFSTCGSHLTVVTLFYGSIFYVYLQPVSTYTVRDHIATIVYTVLSSMLNPFIYSLRNKDLKQGLRRLMRRRRV from the coding sequence ATGGAAAGAGTTAACCAAACCATCAGCATCTCTGAGTTCATCCTCCTGGGACTTTCCTCTCGGCCTGAGGACCAAAAGCCACTCTTTATTCTCTTCCTCACCATTTACCTGGTCACCATAGCAGGAAACCTGCTCATCATTCTGGTCATTCGTTCTGACCCTCATCTGCAGACTCCCATGTATTTTTTCTTGAGTTTTCTGTCTTTAACGGACATTTGCTTCACAACAACCATTGTCCCTAAAATGCTGGTGAATTTTCTGTCAGAAAAAAAGACCATCTCCTATGCTGGGTGTCTGACGCAAATGTATTTTCTCTATGCCTTGGGCAACAGTGATAGCTGTCTTCTGGCAGTCATGGCCtttgaccgctatgtggccatctgcgaCCCCTTCCACTACGTCACCATTATGAGCCACCATCGATGTGTCCTGCTGGTAACCTTCTCCTGCTCTTTTCCCCACCTCCACTCACTCCTGCACACACTCTTATTGAATCTTCTCACCTTTTGTGACTCCAATGTCATTCACCACTTTCTCTGTGACCTTAGTCCTCTGATAAAATTATCCTGCTCCTCTACATTTGTTAATGAGATTGTGATAGTGACAGAAGGAGCTCTTGTTTTGGTGACCCCCTTTCTGTGCATTGCTTTCTCCTACATAAGAATCCTCATTACAGTTCTCAAGATTCCTTCTGCTGCTGGGAAATGCAAAGCCTTTTCTACCTGTGGTTCTCACCTCACCGTGGTAACCCTCTTTTACGGAAGCATCTTCTATGTGTATTTACAGCCAGTGTCTACTTACACTGTCAGGGACCATATAGCAACAATTGTCTACACAGTTTTGTCATCTATGCTAAACCCTTTCATCTACAGCTTGAGAAACAAAGACCTGAAGCAGGGCCTGAGGAGGCTCATGCGCAGAAGGAGAGTCTAG